GCTGCACGCGCAGGTCGCGATAGAGTTCCGGCAAGGCCCGCGAGACGATCTGCCGGTTCTCCAGCGCATAGCCCGCGCCGGACGGAGCCTGGGTGCGGTCGGCAAGGACCTGCCAGCGTCCGTCGGCATCGCGCGCCAGGTCCACGGCATAGCTGTGCAGGAAAATCCCGCCGGGCGGCCGGATGCCGAGCGCCGGCCAGAGGAAGTTCGGATGGCCGAAGACCAGTTCGCTGGGCAGCAGCCCTTCGGCGAGCAGACGCTGGTCGCCGTACAGGTCGGCC
Above is a genomic segment from Salinicoccus sp. RF5 containing:
- a CDS encoding circularly permuted type 2 ATP-grasp protein, with product LVERQIQENGVTYNVYADPKGTDRPWALDLLPNLLSAAEWQPIAAGVAQRARLLNALLADLYGDQRLLAEGLLPSELVFGHPNFLWPALGIRPPGGIFLHSYAVDLARDADGRWQVLADRTQAPSGAGYALENRQIVSRALPELYRDLRVQ